The following proteins come from a genomic window of Gadus morhua chromosome 11, gadMor3.0, whole genome shotgun sequence:
- the mlf2 gene encoding myeloid leukemia factor 2 produces MFRFLNDVDDSPFMMDPFAAHRQQMGGLFGSFGFEPFPLAPQIQPPRAPHLQAGALAPFGMMGMGGGFMDMFGMMGGMMGNMERMSGSPNCQTYSSSTVISYSSLDSGAPKVFQQTSEMRTAPGGIRETRQAMRDSESGVERLAIGHHIRDRGHVMERSRNRRTGDHEERQDYINLEENEAAAFDEEWRREAGRYPPPGARGLDYCRDRRAGGQQLALAAPPSSESPPIHRHESPRHPPPPPHNRPRYDW; encoded by the exons ATGTTTCGATTCTTGAATGACGTTGATGACAGTCCTTTCATGAT GGATCCATTTGCAGCTCATCGACAGCAGATGGGGGGTCTATTTGGATCATTTGGGTTTGAACCTTTCCCTCTTGCCCCACAGATTCAGCCTCCACGTGCACCTCATctccag gCTGGAGCCTTGGCTCCTTTTGGCATGATGGGAATG GGTGGCGGGTTCATGGATATGTTTGGCATGATGGGTGGAATGATGGGGAATATG GAGAGAATGTCGGGTTCCCCCAACTGTCAGACGTACTCCTCGTCGACGGTGATTTCCTACTCCTCCTTAGACTCCGGCGCTCCCAAAGTCTTCCAACAGACAAGCGAGATGAGAACGGCACCTGGAGGG atCCGTGAGACGCGCCAGGCCATGCGTGACAGCGAGAGTGGCGTGGAGCGCCTGGCCATCGGCCACCACATCCGAGATCGCGGGCACGTAATGGAGCGCTCACGGAACCGCCGCACGGGCGACCACGAGGAGCGTCAGGACTACATCAACCTGGAGGAGA ATGAGGCGGCGGCGTTCGACGAGGAGTGGAGGCGGGAGGCGGGGAGGTACCCGCCCCCAGGCGCCCGGGGGCTGGACTACTGCCGCGACCGGCGAGCGGGCGGTCAGCAGCTGGCCCTAGCTGCGCCCCCATCCTCCGAGTCCCCGCCAATCCACCGCCACGAGTCCCCCAGGCACCCCCCTCCGCCACCCCACAACCGCCCGCGCTACGACTGGTGA
- the wnt4b gene encoding wingless-type MMTV integration site family, member 4b — MPTVSAVNLTTPLLLLLLWAIHPSMATNWLSLARLPRSRPVSGDAPCARLRGLSSGQVGVCRARGEVMESVRKAAEMVIEECQHQFRNRRWNCSTTPRGINVFGKVLHQGTREAAFVHALSSAAVAMAVTRACSRGELERCGCDRKVRGVSPEGFQWSGCSDNLSYGVAFSQTFVDEQERAKGLSAGRPLMNIHNNEAGRKAILHNMQVECKCHGVSGSCELRTCWKVMPPFRRVGAVLKERFDGATEVRLTRIGSRTALLPRDPQVKPPAARDLVYLAPSPDFCHLDPDNGIPGTAGRRCNGTSRLAPDGCELVCCGPGYRAGRAEVVQRCSCKFSWCCSVRCQQCKNTVTIHTCRV, encoded by the exons ATGCCAACTGTCTCTGCTGTCAATCTCACGACACCACTCCTCCTGTTGTTGCTATGGGCAATCCACCCCTCCATGGCAACCAACTGGCT CTCCCTGGCGAGGCTGCCCCGCTCCAGGCCCGTGTCAGGTGACGCCCCCTGCGCGCGGCTCCGAGGGCTGTCCTCGGGGCAGGTGGGGGTGTGTAGGGCGAGGGGGGAGGTCATGGAGTCCGTGCGCAAGGCGGCCGAGATGGTGATCGAGGAG TGCCAGCACCAGTTCAGGAACCGGCGCTGGAACTGCTCCACCACGCCCCGCGGGATCAACGTGTTTGGGAAGGTCCTGCACCAAG GGACACGCGAGGCGGCCTTCGTGCACGCCCTGTCCTCGGCGGCGGTGGCGATGGCGGTGACGCGGGCCTGCAGCCGGGGGGAGCTGGAGAGGTGTGGCTGTGACCGGAAGGTCAGGGGGGTCAGCCCGGAGG GGTTTCAGTGGTCGGGCTGCAGTGACAACCTGTCCTACGGGGTGGCCTTCTCCCAGACGTTTGTGGATGAACAGGAGAGAGCTAAGGGCTTATCAGCAGGTCGACCCCTCATGAATATCCACAACAACGAGGCCGGTCGGAAG gctaTTCTGCACAATATGCAGGTGGAGTGTAAGTGCCACGGCGTCTCGGGCTCCTGTGAGTTGAGAACCTGCTGGAAGGTCATGCCCCCATTCAGGCGTGTCGGCGCGGTGCTCAAGGAACGCTTCGACGGCGCCACAGAG GTGCGTCTGACTCGTATAGGATCAAGGACTGCTCTCTTACCCCGAGACCCCCAGGTGAAGCCACCAGCCGCCAGGGACCTGGTGTACCTGGCCCCTTCCCCGGATTTCTGTCATCTTGACCCTGACAACGGTATCCCCGGCACGGCTGGGAGACGCTGCAACG GGACGTCCCGGCTCGCCCCGGACGGCTGTGAGCTGGTGTGCTGTGGGCCTGGGTACCGAGCGGGCCGGGCTGAGGTGGTACAGCGCTGCTCCTGCAAGTTCTCTTGGTGCTGCTCAGTCCGCTGCCAGCAGTGCAAGAACACAGTGACTATCCACACCTGCAGAGTCTGA
- the cdc42l gene encoding cell division cycle 42, like: protein MQTIKCVVVGDGAVGKTCLLISYTTNKFPSEYVPTVFDNYAVTVMIGGEPYTLGLFDTAGQEDYDRLRPLSYPQTDVFLVCFSVVSPSSFENVREKWVPEISHHCPRTPFLLVGTQVDLRDDSNTVEKLAKNKQRPLSPESGDKLARDLRAVKYVECSALTQRGLKNVFDEAILAALEPPETKPKKRCMLL from the exons ATGCAGACTATAAAATGTGTTGTGGTAGGTGACGGTGCTGTAGGAAAAACATGTCTACTGATTTCCTACACAACAAACAAGTTTCCTTCAGAATATGTACCCACG GTCTTTGACAACTATGCAGTGACTGTTATGATCGGGGGTGAGCCCTATACACTTGGGCTTTTTGACACAGCAG GTCAAGAGGATTATGACAGATTGCGACCCCTCAGCTACCCCCAGACGGACGTGTTTCTCGTCTGTTTCTCCGTCGTGTCCCCTTCATCCTTTGAGAACGTCCGCGAGAAG TGGGTCCCTGAGATCTCCCATCATTGTCCCCGCACCCCGTTCCTCCTGGTGGGCACCCAGGTGGATCTGCGGGACGACAGCAACACCGTGGAGAAGCTGGCCAAGAACAAGCAGCGCCCCCTGTCCCCCGAGAGCGGAGACAAGCTGGCCCGCGACCTCCGCGCCGTCAAATACGTGGAGTGCTCTGCTCTCACACAG CGAGGACTGAAGAATGTGTTTGACGAGGCCATCCTGGCCGCCCTGGAGCCACCAGAGACCAAGCCCAAGAAGCGCTGCATGCTGCTCTAG